The Niallia alba genome includes a window with the following:
- a CDS encoding Cof-type HAD-IIB family hydrolase — translation MISCIVTDLDGTLLNHESKISPQNVESLKMAQEKGVEVIVATGRNYPDVIEIFKDTGLKTWIIAANGATIHDPEGNRFDHVPMDKQKAMKLLQWLEERDYYYEVFSNDYLYSPQRGRQLIEIELDRLCTANPEISRAELEKHAITQFSQTGFSYINSYKEIEMPTIDVYNILAFSFDKQKLDAGWETFKDDPSITLVTSGTYNFEFEHKDASKGNALVKLAKHLGVQLKDILAMGDSMNDLSMLEKVGYPVAMGNAREDVKNASIEIAETNDEHGVANTVKRLVLSSIAI, via the coding sequence ATGATTTCATGTATCGTAACAGATTTAGATGGAACACTTTTAAATCATGAAAGCAAGATTAGTCCTCAAAATGTGGAAAGTTTGAAAATGGCACAAGAAAAAGGCGTAGAAGTGATTGTAGCAACAGGGAGAAACTATCCAGATGTTATCGAAATTTTTAAAGATACCGGTTTAAAAACATGGATAATTGCGGCTAATGGGGCAACGATTCATGACCCTGAAGGCAACCGTTTTGATCATGTACCCATGGATAAACAGAAAGCGATGAAATTATTGCAATGGTTGGAAGAAAGAGATTATTATTATGAGGTTTTTAGTAATGATTATCTATATTCGCCACAACGAGGGAGACAATTAATTGAAATAGAGCTTGATCGACTTTGTACAGCTAATCCAGAAATTAGTCGAGCAGAACTAGAGAAACATGCAATCACCCAATTTTCACAAACCGGTTTTTCGTATATTAATAGTTATAAGGAAATAGAAATGCCTACTATTGATGTATACAATATTTTAGCCTTTTCCTTTGATAAACAAAAATTGGATGCAGGTTGGGAAACATTCAAAGATGATCCATCGATTACACTCGTGACATCTGGTACGTATAATTTTGAATTTGAGCATAAGGATGCATCAAAAGGGAATGCATTAGTAAAACTAGCAAAACATTTAGGTGTTCAATTAAAAGATATATTAGCAATGGGTGATAGTATGAATGATTTATCAATGTTAGAAAAAGTCGGCTATCCAGTTGCTATGGGGAACGCAAGAGAAGATGTAAAAAATGCTTCAATTGAAATTGCTGAAACGAATGATGAGCATGGCGTAGCTAATACGGTTAAGCGACTTGTTTTATCTTCAATTGCTATATAA
- a CDS encoding DeoR/GlpR family DNA-binding transcription regulator → MAQEQRLIDIVHYLNQHEKITVEEICSLFHVSRDTARRDLVKLEEEQAIIRTRGGALLPKVHRKVDNYHNRLKSVSEEKKAIGKIAASFVRDNDHIILDASTTVQAMGNYINQECTVITNSINLADILSDKQLPKIHLLGGVMQKEHRYLYGNSVIQRLDKYYVDKVFIGIVGISEKGLTIVDEEDGAVKKKMMKQAKQVIVVGDNSKIGITDFYQFAKLSDIDLFITDKEPEDWFIELLNENGVELLVANRRDGEA, encoded by the coding sequence ATGGCACAAGAACAAAGGTTAATAGACATTGTTCACTATTTAAATCAGCATGAAAAAATTACTGTGGAAGAAATTTGTTCCCTCTTTCACGTTTCTCGTGATACAGCTAGACGTGATTTAGTAAAGCTTGAAGAGGAACAGGCAATTATTCGAACAAGAGGTGGTGCACTATTACCTAAAGTTCATCGGAAAGTAGATAATTATCATAATCGATTGAAATCCGTTTCAGAAGAAAAGAAAGCTATTGGAAAAATAGCGGCATCCTTTGTTAGAGATAATGACCATATTATTCTAGATGCTTCTACGACCGTTCAGGCAATGGGAAATTATATTAACCAAGAATGTACGGTGATCACAAACTCCATTAATTTGGCTGATATTTTATCAGATAAACAATTGCCGAAAATTCACTTATTAGGTGGAGTAATGCAAAAAGAACATCGATATTTATATGGAAATTCTGTAATTCAGCGATTAGATAAATATTATGTAGATAAAGTGTTCATCGGTATTGTCGGTATATCCGAAAAAGGACTTACTATTGTCGACGAAGAAGATGGCGCAGTTAAAAAGAAGATGATGAAACAAGCAAAGCAAGTCATTGTAGTAGGGGATAATAGCAAGATTGGCATTACCGACTTTTATCAGTTTGCTAAGCTTTCCGATATTGATCTCTTTATCACAGATAAAGAACCTGAAGACTGGTTTATAGAATTATTAAACGAAAATGGTGTTGAATTATTGGTGGCAAACAGAAGGGATGGAGAAGCATGA
- a CDS encoding S8 family peptidase, producing MKKCNWKSFFALLLIVSLVFNILPMKEAKAMENITHAETLSIGKEITSSFQADENVKWFMIDPASVVKNATHLEIKLNSTEEMNISVYSSKENAQLGNTFSQYNTVSFIDYAGVIYFPIAWDGPYYIRVDYYSNLEDEEYIDEDEFPETNGDFSLIVKDTKLAPTVEVEEACPVELSMLDTKDNRTLLTQLRTIRDTILSSTENGTNLSSLYYQVSPFLTAKMIFNKTLRQEVLTNLTALKPIFTNLLENGTTSNYKISKNEAKAINNLYAIANEASPAALQTKMEKIAKKIDLSKLEGKTIADIFKTLGASSSTISNKEMNNKFIVKMKAGRTVSSLKNSLGKATAQTINGLEGTEQIADGMFTIELDQGKYTAKSANTLINKMEQAKEVEYIEPVQQYSLLALPSDVSAPYQWSLKNTAQTNGKKGADIQFEKLYQLQQSSNMKQTTIAVLDTGVDASLADFKNKITAGYNFINESTNVYDDNNHGTHVSGIIAAGINNAFSMSGIHSNAKIMPVKILDASGSGDTEQIAKGIKYAVDHGAKVINMSLGGGYSRVLESMLQYAYSKNVTIIAASGNGGYEGLDYPGSSQYVTAVGASNDLDIVADYSSYGKELDLVAPGSNIPSLVPNGNLVLYSGTSMATPHVAAVAGLLLSLNGNLKPKEVEKYLTDTATSIIFKENDNPENEYMEEFPEDFPVDSYPVGFDKVSGWGRLNAYSAFSALQLKAKVAPIYNSTRLLTGTAEQGSVISVKLGSKTYSATTDKNGKFAAEIPLTQTNQLLYIHFSSKDGKASTSIRTTVQNDTKAPSAPTVQKLGDNDVVLKGTSEAFASISATVNGNAIGNGNADLNGKFAIKIKKQKRNTVVSVTATDGAKNKSKATTIKVIDNTPPSVPSVNGTISNKSDKISGKAETGSTVTAKVGKTTLGSAIADKNGKYTIKIKKQKANTKISLTATDKAKNASKQKTITVADKIAPAAPSVNNVTTKTTKITGKAEANATITIKIKNKVLAEGKADNKGVFSIKIKKQKEKTSLNITAKDKAGNVSKTVTKIVKKAK from the coding sequence ATGAAAAAGTGTAATTGGAAATCTTTTTTTGCTTTATTACTAATTGTTTCATTAGTTTTTAACATCCTACCGATGAAAGAAGCAAAAGCGATGGAAAACATCACCCATGCTGAAACTCTTTCCATTGGAAAAGAAATAACATCATCTTTTCAAGCAGATGAAAATGTAAAATGGTTTATGATTGATCCTGCATCAGTCGTAAAAAACGCAACTCATTTAGAGATTAAATTAAATTCTACGGAAGAAATGAATATTTCTGTCTATTCTAGTAAAGAAAATGCGCAATTAGGTAATACTTTTAGCCAATATAACACAGTTAGCTTTATTGACTATGCAGGCGTAATCTATTTTCCAATTGCATGGGATGGACCATATTATATTAGAGTAGACTATTATTCCAACTTAGAGGATGAGGAATACATAGACGAGGATGAGTTCCCTGAAACAAATGGAGATTTTTCCTTAATAGTAAAGGATACAAAGTTGGCACCTACCGTTGAAGTGGAAGAAGCATGTCCAGTCGAATTAAGCATGCTGGATACAAAAGATAATCGAACATTGCTTACACAATTACGAACCATTCGAGATACCATTTTATCATCTACAGAAAATGGGACAAATCTTTCTAGCTTATATTATCAAGTCTCTCCTTTTCTGACAGCAAAAATGATATTTAATAAAACATTGCGACAAGAAGTATTAACAAATTTAACAGCATTAAAACCAATTTTCACTAACTTGCTAGAAAATGGGACAACTAGCAATTACAAGATAAGCAAAAACGAAGCAAAGGCAATAAATAATTTATATGCTATTGCTAACGAAGCATCACCTGCTGCTTTACAAACAAAAATGGAAAAAATAGCTAAAAAAATAGATTTGTCGAAATTAGAAGGCAAAACCATTGCCGATATTTTTAAGACATTAGGGGCTTCTAGTTCCACTATTAGCAACAAAGAAATGAATAATAAATTTATCGTCAAAATGAAAGCAGGAAGAACTGTTTCTTCCTTAAAAAACAGTCTAGGTAAAGCAACCGCACAAACGATTAATGGTTTAGAAGGCACAGAACAAATTGCAGACGGCATGTTTACAATTGAATTAGATCAAGGTAAATATACGGCCAAAAGTGCTAATACTCTCATTAACAAAATGGAGCAAGCCAAAGAAGTCGAGTATATAGAGCCAGTGCAACAATATTCATTATTGGCTTTGCCAAGTGATGTGTCTGCCCCTTATCAATGGTCATTAAAAAATACAGCACAAACAAATGGGAAAAAAGGGGCTGATATACAATTCGAAAAACTATATCAGCTTCAGCAATCTTCTAACATGAAACAAACGACAATCGCTGTATTAGATACTGGTGTCGATGCTTCTTTAGCTGACTTTAAAAATAAAATTACTGCTGGCTATAATTTTATCAATGAATCAACGAATGTATATGATGACAATAATCATGGAACCCATGTAAGTGGTATTATCGCTGCTGGCATAAATAATGCTTTTTCCATGTCTGGCATCCATTCCAATGCAAAAATAATGCCGGTTAAAATATTAGACGCCTCAGGTTCGGGGGATACAGAACAAATTGCTAAAGGAATTAAATATGCAGTAGATCATGGCGCAAAAGTAATTAATATGAGTTTAGGCGGTGGGTATAGCAGAGTGCTTGAATCGATGCTTCAATACGCCTATAGCAAAAACGTCACTATCATTGCCGCTAGTGGAAATGGAGGCTATGAAGGTCTTGATTATCCAGGTTCTTCTCAATATGTTACGGCAGTTGGTGCCTCAAATGATTTAGACATCGTTGCCGATTATTCAAGCTATGGAAAAGAGCTGGATCTTGTAGCACCAGGTTCTAATATTCCAAGTCTTGTTCCTAATGGTAATTTAGTGCTTTACAGTGGTACTTCTATGGCTACCCCACACGTTGCTGCTGTGGCTGGATTACTGCTCTCTTTAAACGGAAACCTAAAACCGAAAGAAGTAGAAAAATATTTAACAGATACAGCTACATCCATTATCTTTAAAGAAAATGACAATCCTGAAAACGAGTATATGGAAGAATTTCCTGAGGACTTTCCTGTAGATAGCTATCCAGTAGGCTTTGATAAAGTATCTGGTTGGGGCAGATTAAATGCCTATTCTGCTTTTAGTGCCTTGCAATTAAAAGCTAAGGTTGCACCGATTTATAATAGTACTCGATTACTTACAGGTACAGCTGAACAAGGAAGTGTAATAAGTGTAAAACTGGGCAGTAAAACTTATTCGGCTACAACTGATAAAAACGGGAAATTTGCAGCAGAAATACCGCTGACTCAAACAAACCAACTTCTTTATATCCATTTTTCAAGTAAAGATGGGAAGGCTAGTACATCCATTCGAACAACGGTTCAAAATGACACAAAAGCACCAAGCGCTCCTACCGTTCAAAAACTTGGCGATAATGATGTAGTGCTGAAAGGAACGAGTGAGGCTTTTGCTAGTATTTCCGCAACTGTAAATGGAAATGCGATTGGTAATGGAAATGCAGACTTAAACGGAAAATTTGCTATAAAAATCAAAAAGCAAAAACGAAACACAGTTGTTTCCGTAACAGCTACAGATGGAGCGAAAAATAAAAGTAAAGCAACAACAATTAAAGTGATTGATAACACGCCTCCTTCTGTACCATCTGTAAATGGAACGATTAGTAATAAGTCTGATAAAATTTCCGGTAAAGCAGAGACTGGTTCTACCGTTACAGCTAAAGTCGGAAAAACTACGCTCGGTTCTGCTATTGCTGATAAGAATGGAAAGTATACGATTAAAATCAAAAAGCAAAAAGCGAACACCAAGATCAGCCTAACTGCTACAGATAAAGCAAAAAATGCAAGCAAACAAAAAACAATTACGGTTGCTGATAAAATAGCTCCTGCTGCTCCAAGTGTAAACAATGTTACTACTAAAACAACAAAGATTACAGGCAAAGCTGAAGCAAATGCAACGATAACCATTAAAATTAAAAATAAAGTTTTGGCAGAAGGAAAAGCAGATAACAAAGGGGTATTTTCCATTAAAATAAAGAAACAAAAGGAAAAAACCTCCCTGAATATAACAGCAAAAGATAAAGCTGGGAATGTCAGCAAAACCGTTACTAAGATTGTCAAAAAGGCTAAATAA
- a CDS encoding MarR family winged helix-turn-helix transcriptional regulator — MNTTHELFHSIQQLARQFTKHLNTALEPFDIYSSEWAILFVLKKNGPLTQKEIAEYLSIEAPPVTRTVKKLVEKKYVLQVKGEDKRTNKVFLTDVALQKYEEWEVAVLQANQELLAQLPVDSWVYLQQTISQWSQSLASKEEKN; from the coding sequence ATGAACACGACTCATGAATTATTCCATTCTATCCAGCAGCTTGCAAGGCAATTTACAAAACACTTAAATACAGCATTAGAGCCCTTTGATATTTATAGTTCGGAATGGGCAATTTTGTTTGTATTAAAAAAGAACGGTCCGCTTACTCAAAAGGAAATTGCTGAATATTTATCCATAGAAGCACCACCTGTAACACGTACGGTGAAAAAGCTGGTTGAGAAAAAATATGTGCTTCAAGTAAAGGGAGAAGACAAACGCACGAACAAAGTGTTTTTGACGGACGTAGCATTACAAAAGTACGAAGAATGGGAAGTCGCTGTTTTACAGGCAAACCAAGAATTGCTTGCACAATTGCCAGTTGATTCTTGGGTATATTTGCAACAAACTATTTCGCAGTGGTCTCAATCATTAGCAAGCAAGGAGGAAAAAAATTGA
- the manA gene encoding mannose-6-phosphate isomerase, class I: MNEPLFFKPVFKERIWGGTALRSFGYDIPSEITGECWAFSAHPHGQSMVKNGPLAGKNLEELWENHRELFGNIDGDRFPLLTKILDANQDLSVQVHPNDDYAKVHENGELGKTECWYIIDCQDGAEIIFGHHANTKEELKAMIAENRWDELLNKVPVKKGDFFFVPSGTIHAIGEGIIILETQQNSDTTYRVYDYDRTDSEGNKRELHIEQSINVTTVPHQLAATSPTVEQKGDLEITNFVECDYFTVEKWALDGKANREQEQSFLLCSVIEGDGSLEKDGKEFAFQKGDHFLLPNKFGAFELNGKAELIVSYI; this comes from the coding sequence ATGAACGAGCCATTATTTTTTAAACCAGTATTTAAAGAAAGAATTTGGGGAGGTACTGCGCTCCGTAGCTTTGGTTATGATATACCGAGTGAAATAACAGGGGAATGCTGGGCGTTTTCCGCACATCCGCACGGACAAAGTATGGTTAAGAACGGACCGCTAGCAGGTAAAAATTTAGAAGAATTATGGGAAAATCATCGTGAGCTTTTTGGAAATATAGATGGTGATCGTTTTCCATTATTAACAAAAATATTAGATGCAAATCAAGACTTATCTGTACAAGTCCATCCGAATGATGATTATGCAAAAGTTCATGAAAATGGGGAGCTTGGGAAAACAGAATGTTGGTATATTATTGATTGTCAGGATGGGGCAGAAATCATCTTTGGCCATCATGCAAACACAAAAGAAGAATTAAAAGCGATGATAGCTGAAAACAGATGGGATGAGCTATTAAACAAGGTACCAGTAAAGAAAGGCGATTTCTTCTTTGTACCTAGTGGAACAATTCATGCTATTGGAGAAGGTATTATCATACTTGAAACACAGCAAAACTCAGATACAACTTATCGTGTCTATGATTATGATCGTACAGATAGTGAAGGTAATAAAAGGGAATTACATATTGAGCAATCAATTAATGTAACAACAGTCCCACACCAATTAGCAGCAACTTCTCCAACCGTTGAGCAAAAAGGAGATTTGGAAATTACCAACTTTGTTGAATGCGATTATTTTACAGTTGAAAAATGGGCATTAGATGGAAAAGCAAATAGAGAGCAAGAGCAATCTTTCTTATTATGTAGCGTAATTGAGGGAGACGGCTCTCTAGAAAAGGATGGGAAAGAATTTGCTTTCCAAAAAGGAGATCATTTCTTGCTGCCAAATAAATTTGGTGCATTTGAATTAAATGGGAAAGCAGAGTTAATTGTTTCCTATATTTAA
- the fabZ gene encoding 3-hydroxyacyl-ACP dehydratase FabZ: MMNLQKVKDILSRYPLPLVDEILELKEGQMAVGVKQINKEDTFATGQNPNNPIMPGVLIIEAIAQVTAVAIHSEEKHSNKFALLAGINHSRIRKAVFPGDELCMEVMVEKVKNSFAKAKGKATVAGELICEAEFLFAFQ; this comes from the coding sequence ATGATGAATCTACAGAAAGTAAAGGATATACTAAGTCGTTATCCTCTGCCTCTAGTAGATGAAATATTAGAGTTAAAAGAAGGACAAATGGCTGTTGGGGTTAAGCAAATCAATAAGGAAGACACATTTGCAACAGGGCAAAACCCAAATAATCCAATTATGCCAGGCGTCCTTATTATTGAAGCGATTGCGCAAGTTACGGCAGTAGCTATTCATAGTGAAGAAAAACATAGTAATAAATTTGCTCTTCTAGCAGGGATAAATCATTCTAGAATACGAAAAGCGGTTTTTCCGGGTGATGAGCTGTGCATGGAAGTCATGGTAGAAAAGGTGAAAAATAGCTTTGCGAAGGCAAAAGGAAAAGCGACCGTAGCTGGCGAACTGATTTGCGAGGCGGAGTTTCTTTTTGCATTTCAGTAA
- a CDS encoding histidinol-phosphatase HisJ family protein, with the protein MYYIDYHHHSNHSFDSKAIMMEICKEAITKGVQEICFTEHFSVNPNAPTYGHMNWPNYLADIQKCQVIYEDQLLIKIGIELCEPHLMREQYKAVLSTIPFDYVLGSVHNLAGLTLRKYMNAHPNEDIYLAYFKEMYELVTYADINVLAHFDLMKRYAHATRGIYTFADYQEIISSILKMAIKRGIGLEINTSGWRTKLNESLPFLEVLKLYKELGGEILTIGSDSHKKEDVGAGFTEALNLAKEAGFSSYYTFEKRKPIRIDM; encoded by the coding sequence ATGTATTATATTGATTACCATCACCATTCCAATCATTCTTTTGATTCGAAAGCAATAATGATGGAAATTTGCAAAGAGGCAATAACTAAAGGAGTGCAAGAAATTTGTTTTACGGAACACTTTTCGGTCAATCCAAATGCTCCTACCTATGGACATATGAATTGGCCAAACTACCTAGCAGATATCCAGAAATGCCAAGTTATATATGAAGATCAACTTCTAATAAAGATAGGAATTGAATTATGCGAACCACATTTAATGCGCGAACAATATAAAGCTGTTTTATCAACAATTCCTTTTGATTATGTACTCGGCTCTGTTCATAATCTTGCTGGTCTAACACTTCGTAAATATATGAACGCACACCCAAACGAGGATATTTATCTCGCCTATTTTAAAGAGATGTATGAATTAGTTACATATGCAGATATCAATGTGCTTGCACATTTTGACTTAATGAAACGATATGCGCATGCTACAAGAGGAATATATACCTTTGCAGACTATCAAGAAATTATTAGTTCCATATTAAAAATGGCTATAAAAAGAGGAATTGGATTAGAAATTAATACTTCTGGTTGGAGAACAAAATTAAATGAATCATTGCCATTTCTAGAAGTTTTAAAGTTATATAAAGAATTAGGAGGCGAAATACTAACGATTGGCTCTGATTCCCATAAAAAAGAAGATGTTGGCGCAGGCTTCACAGAAGCACTTAATTTAGCAAAAGAAGCTGGTTTCTCTTCCTATTATACATTTGAAAAAAGAAAACCAATACGAATAGACATGTGA
- a CDS encoding MFS transporter, producing the protein MNKEPLWTKGFIQIWISNFFLFMTFYFLLVSLPIYAIRELNGKQSTAGLIVTVFIITAIIIRPIAGNLMQKFGKKAIFITSLLIFLLAAIFYLFTDSIEGLLVVRALHGIGFGMATTATGTIVADILPSSRRGEGMGYYSMSMNLAMVVGPFIGLQAINSWGNTTLFTLALIFAFLAILTGGFMKFEPVVETETVEKENNSKKGFKFEQIMENTAVKISIVAAMFGIVYSSILSFVSVYAENIGLVSVSGYFFVVYAIFMLMARPFAGKWFDRYGANKIVYPCIVLFAIGMIVLGMAQSEWMFLLSAALIGLGYGSMFPCLQTIAIQKAAPQRRGLATATFLSIFDIGIGFGSYIVGIIGDAIGLNTFYSLSSIYILIGIVFYYYLHGKMIGKETIVTKKEKYNTGA; encoded by the coding sequence TTGAATAAAGAACCATTATGGACAAAGGGGTTTATCCAAATATGGATAAGTAACTTTTTTTTATTTATGACGTTTTATTTTTTATTAGTATCATTACCAATTTATGCGATTCGAGAACTGAATGGAAAGCAGTCAACAGCAGGATTGATCGTTACGGTCTTCATAATTACTGCGATAATCATTCGACCAATAGCAGGTAATTTAATGCAAAAGTTTGGAAAGAAGGCCATATTTATAACATCCTTACTTATTTTCTTACTTGCCGCAATTTTTTATTTATTTACTGATTCTATTGAAGGTTTACTTGTGGTTCGTGCCTTGCACGGGATTGGATTTGGGATGGCTACCACTGCAACTGGAACCATTGTTGCAGACATTTTGCCGAGTTCCAGAAGAGGAGAGGGCATGGGGTATTATTCCATGAGTATGAACTTAGCAATGGTTGTTGGTCCTTTTATTGGATTGCAAGCTATTAACTCATGGGGAAATACAACACTATTTACATTAGCGCTTATTTTTGCATTTTTAGCTATTTTAACAGGTGGGTTCATGAAATTTGAGCCAGTGGTAGAAACGGAAACGGTCGAGAAAGAAAATAATAGTAAGAAGGGATTTAAATTCGAGCAAATCATGGAAAATACAGCGGTGAAAATTAGTATCGTTGCTGCGATGTTTGGAATCGTTTATTCGTCCATTCTTTCCTTTGTTTCTGTCTATGCAGAAAATATAGGGCTTGTTAGTGTATCCGGTTATTTCTTTGTAGTTTATGCAATTTTTATGCTTATGGCAAGACCTTTTGCAGGAAAATGGTTTGATCGATATGGAGCAAATAAAATCGTTTATCCATGCATCGTATTATTTGCTATTGGAATGATTGTCCTTGGAATGGCTCAATCAGAATGGATGTTTTTACTTTCTGCAGCATTAATTGGCTTAGGATATGGCTCTATGTTCCCATGTCTACAAACAATCGCCATCCAAAAAGCAGCTCCACAGAGACGGGGACTTGCAACAGCAACATTCTTATCAATTTTTGATATCGGGATTGGCTTTGGTTCATATATTGTCGGAATTATTGGCGACGCAATCGGCTTAAATACTTTTTATTCTTTAAGTAGCATTTATATTTTGATTGGTATTGTTTTTTATTACTATTTACACGGGAAAATGATTGGAAAAGAAACAATCGTAACCAAGAAAGAAAAATATAATACAGGTGCATAA
- a CDS encoding alpha/beta hydrolase family protein, which translates to MTEVKTIKWKDDDLILSVDYPNKIYNEYKVIIICHGLIGSRVGVDRLFVKASNLLTEMGYLVIRFDYKGCGESSGEYGRNRLSDLIDQTEAMIQFAYDELSIKELILLGHSLGGAVALFTAINNSRVSRLIQWAAVGKPAFDIKRIFGEERLSELAEKEVVDFYGYSFYQTYFDSLSDYFPLESCRQFSGDVLIAHGTVDKDIPYQYLNEYKQEYLRRDKGTVETLLIENGEHTFSSSSQFNQLINGTIKWLEGN; encoded by the coding sequence ATGACTGAGGTAAAGACAATCAAATGGAAGGACGATGATCTCATACTGTCTGTCGATTATCCAAATAAAATCTACAACGAATATAAAGTAATAATTATCTGCCATGGGTTGATCGGCAGTAGAGTTGGAGTAGACCGATTGTTTGTTAAGGCAAGTAATTTACTTACTGAAATGGGCTATTTAGTGATTCGATTTGATTATAAGGGATGTGGAGAATCTAGTGGTGAATATGGCAGGAATCGATTGTCCGATTTAATTGACCAGACAGAAGCAATGATTCAATTTGCGTATGATGAGCTCTCGATAAAAGAACTTATTTTACTAGGGCATAGTCTTGGTGGTGCAGTCGCATTATTCACTGCAATCAACAATTCGCGCGTTAGCCGTTTAATTCAGTGGGCTGCTGTTGGGAAACCAGCATTTGATATTAAACGAATATTTGGAGAGGAAAGGTTGTCCGAATTAGCAGAAAAAGAAGTAGTTGATTTTTATGGCTATTCGTTTTACCAAACATATTTTGATTCTTTATCGGATTATTTCCCGTTAGAAAGCTGTCGACAGTTTTCTGGAGATGTTCTTATAGCGCACGGAACAGTAGATAAGGATATTCCGTATCAGTATTTGAATGAATATAAACAAGAATATTTACGAAGAGACAAAGGAACGGTTGAAACATTACTTATTGAAAATGGAGAGCATACATTTTCATCCTCAAGTCAATTTAATCAATTAATAAATGGAACGATCAAGTGGTTAGAAGGTAACTAA
- a CDS encoding lysophospholipid acyltransferase family protein produces the protein MYAFTSRFANVVLKIFGRTKVINKNKLPKDTGYVVACSHIGWVDVVALGTSLLPNEIHFMAKKELFAKPQSAKFFYSINAFPVDRENPGPSSIKTPVKLLKEKKIIGIFPSGTRTSEDVPLKKGAATIANLARVPIVPAAYSGPTDLKGLLRGKKIHVIFGDPISLKNEDGTKKDPADITKELSDVMAQLQNELDKRGGQK, from the coding sequence ATGTATGCATTTACGAGTCGATTTGCAAATGTTGTTTTAAAAATTTTTGGGAGAACAAAAGTAATTAATAAAAATAAATTACCGAAGGATACTGGTTATGTCGTAGCTTGTTCCCATATAGGATGGGTCGATGTTGTGGCACTCGGTACTTCTTTGTTACCAAATGAAATTCATTTCATGGCAAAAAAAGAGTTATTTGCTAAACCTCAATCAGCTAAATTTTTTTATAGCATAAATGCCTTTCCAGTTGATAGAGAGAATCCTGGTCCCAGCAGTATTAAAACGCCAGTTAAACTACTAAAGGAAAAGAAGATTATCGGGATTTTTCCTAGTGGCACTAGGACTTCAGAGGATGTCCCTTTAAAAAAGGGTGCTGCTACAATCGCTAATTTGGCAAGGGTACCAATTGTTCCAGCTGCATATAGTGGTCCAACTGATTTAAAAGGACTGTTAAGGGGAAAAAAAATACATGTTATATTTGGTGATCCAATTTCCTTAAAAAATGAGGATGGAACAAAGAAAGATCCAGCTGATATTACTAAAGAATTAAGTGATGTAATGGCCCAATTACAAAATGAATTAGATAAAAGAGGCGGTCAGAAATGA